CACCGAActaagtcaaaagaaaagagatttaaGATGTTTCTTACGGGGCACTGATAATTTAAAACATAAGCTAggatttctctttcctttctcttttcaaagACAGTTCGATACCAACAAACATGTAGAGTTCGATATCAACGAACATGTACCTTTTCTACTGTACTCTCGGTCTGTTCATCGTAGTACTTGGCTGCTTTAATACAGTAGAGGAGCTTGTGTTCGGTCAGGAGGGACATCAGCCGCGGGTGGTCCGAGAGAGGGAAGGAAGATATCCAACTGTCCATATTTCGGTGCATGAGAAGGCAACCTTCTACAAAGTCCAATGCTTCATCTTGGTCCCTTTGATGGCGCGATATCAAACGTTCATGGTCCGTTGTAAAAGCTGAGAAATCGCTGTATAGCATTCTCACCCACTTTGCCTAGAGGGGGATTAAAATGAATACACATTTCTTACCTTGTAGATCTTCTCTATCAACCAACTCAAAGTATAAGCAATATAAACATATAAAGCTGACTTGTAGGTTTATGTTCACATGCAATAGACAAGAGCCAAATTGCAACACATGAAAGGATAATTATGGCATAATCGTCAGATGAGAACACAGGATATTAGTTGTGATGTCTGATAACATtcaatatcatttaaaaaaaataaaattcgatgACTTAAGTCTGGTGTGCTACGTACTCTCTTTGGAGCTGGACGCAGTGCAATCCTTGCTCTGGTTATTATACCAAATTGGCCAAGACCACCAAGGACCGAGTAAAATAAGTCCGGATTTTTGTGGGGGGAGCAAGTCAAAAAGTCCCCAGTACCtacccaaaaaatgaaaaaaaaaaaaaattctcttgtaATGAAAaacacatatatacatatacatataagaAATATATTATATGGTGCGTAGAAAGATTTTTCTGtctattttttttggataagtacTGGTAGCTCGCTGCAACAACAGCATAAATACTAAATGGCAcatataaaatgcattttcgCTGAAGTCATCGTTTTCTTTTCCCATGTGTATTTGCCGCGGTGACAAATCGCAGATTATTATCTaccaaaaatgaaatcaaatccGTAGTTTACTTGGAAGCTGAGGATTCGCGTGATATACCAGTAATAACGTCCATTTCATGGACATTGGTGATCTGAGGACCATTTCGAAACGCTTCCCCGCCAATGCCAGCATTAGAGAGCGTACCGCCCACAGTTGCATACTGGTAATCCGTCAACGTAACCGGCGCAAGACCGTGTTTCAGCGTGTGCTCCAACACGTTGAACCAAATTTGGTGGCCGCCGACATCAGCGTAGTGGCCGAGCGACTGGCTGTATGACACGGTGGTCCCATGCCCCTTGTTACCGAGAGAGGTCATGTCCACCACGACCCCATCTCGAGCCATAGCCTGTCCCCGAACAGAGTGGCCGCGTCCTCTAGCTGAGATAGTGAATGGAATAGAGGATTCATTGTACCTGAATGCCACTAAAATCGTGATGTCCTCGAGGCAAGATGGGCGGAGGACGGCTGCAGGTATTTCTTGGACAATAAACCCGTAGTCGACGGAGGCTGCGCTGATGGATTCGGGGTCGAAGTGGAGCTTGTCAGCGATGGGGAGAGAAAGGAGCTTGCGGTGTAGTGAATTGGTCGAAGGTGAGGCCAGTGGATGGTTTTGTGCCATTCTAACGTTGGAGAAACAAAGAGATGTCGAACAAGTTGGTGTGTGTTGGTGTTTGCGGTGGAGTTGAGAGGGACTGCTCACAAGGGTCTCATATATAGACACAAGCATGACTATTGCTGTTAGCAATATGTATGATTTTCTAGAGATATTTATGACATTTCCAACTTTAATATCTATTTTCATTATGCAtatctgatttattttgtttaaataGTAATCTCATAAAGCCTATAGATAGGTGTAATGATTAttgatatatattgaaatatatagaaatttcaTTATGGCATTACCTTGCGAGTTGCGACCTATTTGCTAATTGACCTCCACCGTGTTTACAGATGCTGACTGGGCTAGCTACCCTGATGACCGAAAATCTACTAGTGCTTATTACATTTATTTTGGTTCCAACTTGGTTTCTTGGAGTTCTAAAAAGCAACCAACCATTGCTTAATCTAGCATTGAATCGGAATACAAAAGGGTGGCTAACGCAACCTTTGAATTATTATGGCTATTACAACTCTTTCGAGATCTTCGATACACTCTACATCGGCTACCACTTGTTCTTTGTGATAATGTAGGGGCAATCTATTTAGTTGCCAATCCTATCTTTCATGCCCAAACCAAGCACATGGAAATAGATTATCATTTTATTCgtgatttaattaaaaagaagcaattggAAGTTTGCTTCATTCCTACACAAGTTCAAACGACTAATATAATGACAAAGCCTCTACCCATAtctcaatttcttattttgtgcATAGTGACTCCGCCACAATTTGCTTGAGGGGGTGTAATAAAGCAAATCTCCCATGATATAACAATCTTCTACAATCTATGATAATCCCATTGATTATGCCGATCTTCCACGATTTGCgtcaattttgttgatagagCAAATCTTTCACAAGTGTACCGTACTGATGTTGTAAATTGATATTACTGATATTGTAGAttgttatttttgtaaaatatttttaattgtgtttttcTCGCTCATGtacatattataaatataatacaaaTCTCCACACTGACAGCGTGCGATCAAACTCAAATTCATACTGTTTCAGCAACAATATGAATAACATGGCATATGACAAGTAATATGAACGGCATGGCATTAATGATGCAATCTATTCTATTATGAAATGCTCATgtggtttttacttttttgtttctacATGAATTATCCTATCATAAAATTATCTAATATATTCtagagaataaattaaattaattagtaTTTTGATTAGAAAGCTAATTTTTATACTATGAGATCCTAAATATGCTATCTAAGTTGGAGGTTGAATTATCCTAGCATGcaatatgatatttttgtatttttattataaCATGTAAAGCTTATTAAAAATCAACACAAACAATATAATCAGacctataaaataaatatacaccATGACCTAAGATGGAAAATCAAATCTTGGACTCAATATTCTTGATTACTAAGATATTTTCGGCATAAGTAACTCACCTAAGCAACGAAAATGTGCAAACAACAATTTTAGTGTATACTtccaaggatttttttttttgtcaccctattctattcctactctacactcactcaaACTTTTGTCCCGCCTCATACAGGCGTGGAAGTCGAAACCCACTtcaaacttacgcgtccccacctcATCCCTCCAAGGTGGGGATTTGATTCAacctcacctccccttccatgatggaagggtggccactgggctTCCAAGGATTTGagcacaacttttttttttctttttctcttttcaggAATTTCACATGCTTCAAGGGAAAACaactcaaaacttttttttttaagctttttttttcacatatatatttttaaatattaaaataattattattatattaaaaaagggGTTGCCAATAGAGCCCCACCTGACCCGGTTCACGGCCGCCGCCGCTCCCTGCAGTGGCGCGACGCCGACGGAGGCAGCCACGGCGAACAACGCCCATTGTCGTGGGGTATACGCAGCGGGTCAGGGCTCAGCAAGGGGTTTGGCGGTGGGCAGCAGGTCGTCGTCGAGGGACCAACGGACGCGACGGCGTAGCGGCGAGCTGCGGTGGAGTGACGGCGGGTTCGACGGTGTGAGGCTCGGCCGAGATTAGTGAGCGGCTGGTTCGTCGCGGACCAGAGGGGCGACGTCTACGGAATCGCGTGACGACAGGAGCGACGCGAGCAGGTGGCGTCGTCGGTGGCTGAACGGCGGCGGCAGTGTCGGGCCAAGCAACAGGCGTTGCACGTGATctcgctcactctctctccgccttctctctctcgattcCTCTCAAACTGAACCCCCCTTTCTCCCaattttcctcccaaaaatgcccCAGATTTCTCTCTCCGTCTCACCCCTCCCGGCGCTCTCTCGCTCTGCTTGAACCCGCGCCCCAGAGGCCCTGTTTATAGGCCGAggaggccggtcgacggaggtaGCTCAGCCGCCGGTCCTCCGCGCACCGACCGGCCTCGCCCTCGGCCGAACCGCGGTCACCTCGAGCCCGTCACCTCCGCGTAGGCTTCTCTACCTTGGCCGGGCCTACGGGGCATTGAAGTCCTCTGCTCTGCTGTCTCATCCGTCGCCGGCTAACGCTAGTCTCCTTCGGCGGGGCGTCCTGCGCGCGTGGGTTgcagaggaaggagggaggaagaagacaagcgAGAGGGGGCCGGgctaagaaaaagaataggtgGAATGGGCCCAGGCCAGTGcgtgggaaaaaaataaaaaaattggcgcAGCCCCGCGagcccttttcctttttttttttttaatgaaattaattaataatttttgaacttttatatttttcccaaaTACAGTAAAATAAGCGAAAATAAACTGAAAATAGAACTTAGTagatgcaaataatattaataccTATGAGATGTGAAAATCCTTTTTTATTAGGTACGTGAATTCGTcgctaattttctatgcaatttaaCCTTCagtatttagttaaaatttagatgtcaatagAACAATATGACAGTGAATACTTGTCGGTATTTGATTAGATGGCTTGCTGTCGCAAATGACAGCACCTGCACAAAGCTCAAGAACAACTGCAAAGAAATTACGTCCGGATTTGTGGTGTAATTTGACTGAACATGAacaatagcaaagaactaggatCCCATTAGCCTAAATGATCCGCCGAGGTCCAATCGAGAAAAACCTAAGACTACATGACAATGTCAATAGGTAAT
This region of Eucalyptus grandis isolate ANBG69807.140 chromosome 8, ASM1654582v1, whole genome shotgun sequence genomic DNA includes:
- the LOC104417267 gene encoding cytokinin dehydrogenase 3, yielding MAQNHPLASPSTNSLHRKLLSLPIADKLHFDPESISAASVDYGFIVQEIPAAVLRPSCLEDITILVAFRYNESSIPFTISARGRGHSVRGQAMARDGVVVDMTSLGNKGHGTTVSYSQSLGHYADVGGHQIWFNVLEHTLKHGLAPVTLTDYQYATVGGTLSNAGIGGEAFRNGPQITNVHEMDVITGTGDFLTCSPHKNPDLFYSVLGGLGQFGIITRARIALRPAPKRAKWVRMLYSDFSAFTTDHERLISRHQRDQDEALDFVEGCLLMHRNMDSWISSFPLSDHPRLMSLLTEHKLLYCIKAAKYYDEQTESTVEKDLEIILKDLNHVPEFKFEKDVAFIDFLNRMRVAELQLREQGLWNIPHPWLNLFVPKSHMADINTGIFKDIALKNNITTGYVLIYPMNKNKWDDRMSAVTPDEDIFYTVEFFHASGFGDWQECELQNKEMLSFLKDNGIKFKRYLPNYRTEREWMEHFGPKWRTFQESKAKFDPKLLLSPGQRIFNHY